In the Girardinichthys multiradiatus isolate DD_20200921_A chromosome 4, DD_fGirMul_XY1, whole genome shotgun sequence genome, one interval contains:
- the znf408 gene encoding zinc finger protein 408 isoform X2, translating into MACLHPSLQTHLTSFLSSVLPCGFALGPSLLCEGSVGLWWVGRPLEAGILLGREGDTQWVAKRLSDPGIPSGGIKPTENDQSRTVRVSNSEDEKALMGRSATQEAPVQRAIWFSFACQAECKAQQNVAVQCACGEVCEDTCVDLCLRVCQNIHPGTELLVYDDSVGKGQTLDHPGRNVKLLKKAETDLTNKTNLENEKVEEKRKTLQSEEGQHRQTVIKQSRSSTQRRKRRMKTIRHEPSSDCDEEQDRSTDTAAMVDESHLPVPPAVRFSSRLAAKPRQVHTTSIRSVRPPARRDSSKQTEGQSRILAEAPTVSCTTPPPETKSIGAASPAKEAPEWQPEIRERRYRCTSCGKRFYQLGHLRKHQFSHTDEKPFSCQDCGKNYTSSESFRVHQMSHRGERPFSCPHCEKTYGLKRDLKEHLVLHTGEKPYTCEHCGKSFARRPSLRVHRLLHCSRRVYMQSPKVQCTVCSKQLANPNSLRNHMKLHTGEKPHICQHCGKRFSQKGYTMATKLTRHMRSSHLKEKPYSCSCGAAYALKQSLLRHQAQHRAVRGAETEVEKKDGNGSNEEAAGRSHLKPIRGRPKKTVHAAGTGEKDEWEVKQTTGQAKEKEKDDKFKIVKTSTAEVAGNVQHAVVYLHTEDLSGVTSRPLLLSTDGSLPAGTESELLEVMISDCTEQCIMVQEQQGVGELLILQEEADELCTVAQTVEINTA; encoded by the exons ATGGCCTGTCTTCATCCTTCCCTCCAGACTCATCTCACCTCCTTCCTCTCCTCTGTGCTTCCCTGTGGCTTCGCTCTGGGCCCTTcgctgctctgtgaaggcagCGTGGGACTTTGGTGGGTCGGCCGCCCGCTGGAGGCCGGGATCCTGCTGGGGAGGGAGGGCGACACACAGTGGGTTGCCAAGCGGCTTTCAGACCCAGGAATTCCCAGCGGAGGCATCAAACCCACTGAAAACGACCAATCAAGAACAGTTCGTGTCAGCAACTCTGAGGATGAGAAG GCACTAATGGGGAGATCAGCAACTCAAGAAGCTCCCGTACAAAGAGCCATATGGTTCAG CTTTGCCTGTCAGGCGGAATGCAAAGCCCAGCAGAACGTGGCGGTGCAGTGTGCATGTGGAGAGGTGTGTGAGGACACGTGTGTGGATCTCTGTCTGCGTGTGTGTCAGAACATCCATCCTGGAACCGAGCTGCTGGTCTATGATGACTCTGTGGGAAAAGGTCAGACATTAGACCACCCAG GTAGGAATGTGAAGCTGTTAAAGAAGGCAGAGACTGACcttaccaacaaaacaaacctgGAAAATGAGAAGGTCGAAGAGAAGAGGAAAACTCTGCAGAGTGAGGAAGGACAACACAGACAGACTGTCATCAAACAGAGCCGGTCATCCAcacagaggaggaagaggagaatgAAAACCATCCGACATGAGCCTAGCTCAGACTGTGACGAAGAACAGGACAGGTCAACGGACACAGCTGCTATGGTGGATGAATCGCacctccctgtccctcctgcTGTTCGCTTCAGCTCCCGTTTAGCAGCTAAACCTCGGCAGGTTCACACTACGTCCATCCGATCGGTCCGCCCTCCTGCACGACGCGACTCCTCCAAACAGACCGAGGGACAGAGCAGGATCTTAGCTGAGGCTCCCACTGTTTCCTGCACCACACCACCTCCTGAAACCAAGTCGATCGGCGCAGCGTCTCCTGCCAAGGAGGCCCCCGAGTGGCAACCAGAGATCCGAGAGAGACGGTACCGGTGCACCAGCTGTGGGAAAAGGTTCTACCAGCTCGGTCACTTGAGGAAACATCAGTTCAGCCACACTGATGAGAAACCCTTTAGCTGTCAGGACTGTGGGAAAAACTACACCTCATCAGAAAGTTTTAGAGTGCATCAg ATGAGTCACCGAGGCGAGCGTCCGTTTTCCTGTCCTCACTGTGAGAAGACCTATGGCCTGAAGCGGGACTTGAAGGAGCACCTGGTCCtgcacactggagagaaacccTACACCTGTGAGCACTGTGGCAAATCATTCGCACGGCGCCCCTCCCTGCGTGTCCACCGCCTGCTTCACTGCAGCAGGAGGGTCTACATGCAATCCCCAAAG GTGCAGTGCACAGTCTGCTCGAAGCAGCTGGCCAACCCCAATTCCCTGAGGAACCACATGAAGCTGCACACGGGGGAAAAACCTCACATCTGCCAGCACTGCGGGAAGCGCTTCAGTCAGAAAG GCTACACAATGGCCACCAAACTGACGAGACACATGAGGTCTTCCCATCTAAAGGAGAAGCCGTACAGCTGCTCTTGCGGTGCCGCTTACGCCTTGAAACAGAGTCTGCTGAGGCACCAAGCTCAGCACAGGGCAGTCAGAGGGGCTGAGACAGAGGTGGAAAAAAAGGACGGAAACGGCAGCAATGAAGAAGCTGCAGGCCGCAGCCACCTGAAACCGATCCGAGGCAGACCGAAGAAGACTGTGCATGCTGCAGGGACAGGAGAAAAGGATGAATGGGAAGTGAAACAGACAACAGGACAagcaaaagaaaaggaaaaggacGACAAATTCAAAATTGTTAAAACATCAACCGCAGAAGTTGCAGGCAATGTCCAACACGCTGTGGTTTATCTCCACACAGAAGACCTCTCAGGAGTGACCTCCAGGCCTCTGCTTCTCTCCACAGACGGATCCCTGCCTGCAGGGACGGAGTCAGAGCTGCTGGAGGTGATGATTTCTGACTGCACAGAGCAGTGCATCATGGTCCAGGAGCAGCAGGGGGTGGGGGAGCTGCTGATCCTGCAGGAGGAAGCAGACGAACTCTGCACCGTGGCTCAGACAGTTGAGATAAACACAGCATAA
- the znf408 gene encoding zinc finger protein 408 isoform X1: MACLHPSLQTHLTSFLSSVLPCGFALGPSLLCEGSVGLWWVGRPLEAGILLGREGDTQWVAKRLSDPGIPSGGIKPTENDQSRTVRVSNSEDEKALMGRSATQEAPVQRAIWFSFACQAECKAQQNVAVQCACGEVCEDTCVDLCLRVCQNIHPGTELLVYDDSVGKGQTLDHPGRNVKLLKKAETDLTNKTNLENEKVEEKRKTLQSEEGQHRQTVIKQSRSSTQRRKRRMKTIRHEPSSDCDEEQDRSTDTAAMVDESHLPVPPAVRFSSRLAAKPRQVHTTSIRSVRPPARRDSSKQTEGQSRILAEAPTVSCTTPPPETKSIGAASPAKEAPEWQPEIRERRYRCTSCGKRFYQLGHLRKHQFSHTDEKPFSCQDCGKNYTSSESFRVHQMSHRGERPFSCPHCEKTYGLKRDLKEHLVLHTGEKPYTCEHCGKSFARRPSLRVHRLLHCSRRVYMQSPKVQCTVCSKQLANPNSLRNHMKLHTGEKPHICQHCGKRFSQKGNLESHLRVHSGERPFPCPECLQTFTQKSDLQRHMFSHTEGGFLCSFCGRTLRDPHSLKYHERLHTGERPHRCSICGKGYTMATKLTRHMRSSHLKEKPYSCSCGAAYALKQSLLRHQAQHRAVRGAETEVEKKDGNGSNEEAAGRSHLKPIRGRPKKTVHAAGTGEKDEWEVKQTTGQAKEKEKDDKFKIVKTSTAEVAGNVQHAVVYLHTEDLSGVTSRPLLLSTDGSLPAGTESELLEVMISDCTEQCIMVQEQQGVGELLILQEEADELCTVAQTVEINTA, encoded by the exons ATGGCCTGTCTTCATCCTTCCCTCCAGACTCATCTCACCTCCTTCCTCTCCTCTGTGCTTCCCTGTGGCTTCGCTCTGGGCCCTTcgctgctctgtgaaggcagCGTGGGACTTTGGTGGGTCGGCCGCCCGCTGGAGGCCGGGATCCTGCTGGGGAGGGAGGGCGACACACAGTGGGTTGCCAAGCGGCTTTCAGACCCAGGAATTCCCAGCGGAGGCATCAAACCCACTGAAAACGACCAATCAAGAACAGTTCGTGTCAGCAACTCTGAGGATGAGAAG GCACTAATGGGGAGATCAGCAACTCAAGAAGCTCCCGTACAAAGAGCCATATGGTTCAG CTTTGCCTGTCAGGCGGAATGCAAAGCCCAGCAGAACGTGGCGGTGCAGTGTGCATGTGGAGAGGTGTGTGAGGACACGTGTGTGGATCTCTGTCTGCGTGTGTGTCAGAACATCCATCCTGGAACCGAGCTGCTGGTCTATGATGACTCTGTGGGAAAAGGTCAGACATTAGACCACCCAG GTAGGAATGTGAAGCTGTTAAAGAAGGCAGAGACTGACcttaccaacaaaacaaacctgGAAAATGAGAAGGTCGAAGAGAAGAGGAAAACTCTGCAGAGTGAGGAAGGACAACACAGACAGACTGTCATCAAACAGAGCCGGTCATCCAcacagaggaggaagaggagaatgAAAACCATCCGACATGAGCCTAGCTCAGACTGTGACGAAGAACAGGACAGGTCAACGGACACAGCTGCTATGGTGGATGAATCGCacctccctgtccctcctgcTGTTCGCTTCAGCTCCCGTTTAGCAGCTAAACCTCGGCAGGTTCACACTACGTCCATCCGATCGGTCCGCCCTCCTGCACGACGCGACTCCTCCAAACAGACCGAGGGACAGAGCAGGATCTTAGCTGAGGCTCCCACTGTTTCCTGCACCACACCACCTCCTGAAACCAAGTCGATCGGCGCAGCGTCTCCTGCCAAGGAGGCCCCCGAGTGGCAACCAGAGATCCGAGAGAGACGGTACCGGTGCACCAGCTGTGGGAAAAGGTTCTACCAGCTCGGTCACTTGAGGAAACATCAGTTCAGCCACACTGATGAGAAACCCTTTAGCTGTCAGGACTGTGGGAAAAACTACACCTCATCAGAAAGTTTTAGAGTGCATCAg ATGAGTCACCGAGGCGAGCGTCCGTTTTCCTGTCCTCACTGTGAGAAGACCTATGGCCTGAAGCGGGACTTGAAGGAGCACCTGGTCCtgcacactggagagaaacccTACACCTGTGAGCACTGTGGCAAATCATTCGCACGGCGCCCCTCCCTGCGTGTCCACCGCCTGCTTCACTGCAGCAGGAGGGTCTACATGCAATCCCCAAAG GTGCAGTGCACAGTCTGCTCGAAGCAGCTGGCCAACCCCAATTCCCTGAGGAACCACATGAAGCTGCACACGGGGGAAAAACCTCACATCTGCCAGCACTGCGGGAAGCGCTTCAGTCAGAAAG GGAACCTGGAGAGCCATCTGAGGGTTCACAGCGGAGAGAGGCCCTTTCCTTGCCCCGAGTGCCTCCAGACCTTCACTCAGAAGTCAGACCTCCAGCGGCACATGTTCTCCCACACCGAAGGAGGATTTCTCTGTAGCTTCTGTGGGAGAACGCTGAGGGACCCCCACAGTCTGAAATACCATGAGAGGCTGCACACAGGAGAGAGACCGCATCGCTGCTCAATCTGTGGAAAAG GCTACACAATGGCCACCAAACTGACGAGACACATGAGGTCTTCCCATCTAAAGGAGAAGCCGTACAGCTGCTCTTGCGGTGCCGCTTACGCCTTGAAACAGAGTCTGCTGAGGCACCAAGCTCAGCACAGGGCAGTCAGAGGGGCTGAGACAGAGGTGGAAAAAAAGGACGGAAACGGCAGCAATGAAGAAGCTGCAGGCCGCAGCCACCTGAAACCGATCCGAGGCAGACCGAAGAAGACTGTGCATGCTGCAGGGACAGGAGAAAAGGATGAATGGGAAGTGAAACAGACAACAGGACAagcaaaagaaaaggaaaaggacGACAAATTCAAAATTGTTAAAACATCAACCGCAGAAGTTGCAGGCAATGTCCAACACGCTGTGGTTTATCTCCACACAGAAGACCTCTCAGGAGTGACCTCCAGGCCTCTGCTTCTCTCCACAGACGGATCCCTGCCTGCAGGGACGGAGTCAGAGCTGCTGGAGGTGATGATTTCTGACTGCACAGAGCAGTGCATCATGGTCCAGGAGCAGCAGGGGGTGGGGGAGCTGCTGATCCTGCAGGAGGAAGCAGACGAACTCTGCACCGTGGCTCAGACAGTTGAGATAAACACAGCATAA